One genomic segment of Hordeum vulgare subsp. vulgare chromosome 2H, MorexV3_pseudomolecules_assembly, whole genome shotgun sequence includes these proteins:
- the LOC123424585 gene encoding uncharacterized protein LOC123424585: protein MSDHIDLNAAAVPQTLAPSKRGRGRPRKNPPPPPPAPAPGIAAPPPPAAPDPAAPAHALPGSGPSAFAPKDLVWGKKLSHPSWPGEVLSVASGGTQLLVSFFGEKALAWCDAAQLRPYEAYFPVGELYDGEADDFDAAVDASLDEFSSRVQAALTAAADAPASLRRPFVPRDFLGSLQDLAADRMGFSNRVQAAITKAHLRALDAFRGLPDPPVYTLELGIANADALAAPSPMDRGRRSAREVNCDSSATPPSRRGRKRKEEVQEADSDEDWDPRKKGGSDSDTDVDIERRRARRGRGSGSATPRGGGSGRPRGRPRKTDSAAKPSQPSKVKDEEVEEKIEYPSAAELLLHLTSVASDPFNFKGYDSVGVIFSFFSKHKGSKVPSASDDKELLEIFGGKKGRKKSVGSFTKAKHEIEAEQLELETVDGQRGRRKSAGGIYSARKAEDSYWCDIIISDFDDGDTSSDYEGRKRKRVSQNRSGNKKTKQEAAPQDEASTDLPDEKPADGPAALILYFGSAESIPSVDRINNVFRAHGAIIEGQTEITRKAKTAKVVFSNHADAEQAYSTSGKYNAFGPALLTYEIKYLPSAPQIP, encoded by the coding sequence ATGTCCGACCACATCGACCTCAACGCCGCCGCCgtcccccaaaccctagccccctcCAAGCGCGGCCGCGGCCGCCCCCGCAAGaaccccccgcccccgccccccgcCCCGGCCCCCGGCATCGCCGCCCCCCCGCCCCCCGCGGCGCCGGATCCGGCCGCCCCAGCCCATGCCCTACCCGGGTCTGGCCCCTCGGCCTTCGCCCCCAAGGACCTGGTCTGGGGCAAGAAGCTCTCCCACCCGTCCTGGCCGGGGGAGGTCCTCTCCGTGGCGTCCGGCGGCACACAGctcctcgtctccttcttcggcgaGAAGGCCCTCGCCTGGTGCGACGCGGCCCAGCTCAGGCCCTACGAGGCCTACTTCCCCGTGGGGGAGCTCTACGACGGCGAGGCCGACGACTTCGACGCCGCCGTCGACGCCTCCCTCGACGAGTTCTCCAGCCGCGTCCAGGCcgccctcaccgccgccgccgacgcccccgCCTCCCTCAGGCGGCCCTTTGTGCCGCGGGATTTCCTCGGGTCGCTCCAGGATTTGGCCGCCGACCGCATGGGCTTCAGCAACCGGGTGCAGGCCGCCATCACCAAGGCGCATCTCAGGGCCCTGGATGCGTTCAGGGGTCTCCCTGACCCCCCTGTGTACACCTTGGAGCTCGGTATAGCGAATGCTGATGCTTTGGCTGCTCCTTCCCCCATGGATCGGGGCAGGAGGAGTGCAAGGGAGGTTAACTGCGACTCGTCCGCGACCCCGCCGTCCCGGAgggggaggaagaggaaggaggaggtccAGGAGGCCGATTCCGATGAGGACTGGGACCCGCGCAAGAAGGGGGGCAGTGACTCTGATACTGATGTGGACATTGAGCGTAGGAGGGCTCGGAGGGGCAGGGGTAGCGGTAGCGCCACACCACGCGGTGGCGGGAGCGGGAGGCCACGTGGGAGGCCTAGGAAGACGGATTCTGCTGCGAAGCCCTCACAGCCCTCAAAGGTGAAGGATGAGGAGGTGGAAGAGAAAATAGAGTATCCATCGGCCGCCGAATTGTTGCTTCATCTCACATCAGTTGCTTCTGATCCATTCAATTTCAAGGGTTATGATTCTGTGGGTGTGATCTTTAGCTTCTTCTCGAAGCACAAGGGCTCGAAAGTGCCGAGCGCTTCGGATGATAAAGAGCTGTTGGAGATATTTGGTGGTAAGAAAGGAAGGAAAAAGTCCGTTGGAAGTTTTACCAAGGCGAAACATGAGATTGAGGCAGAACAATTGGAGTTGGAGACCGTGGATGGCCAGAGGGGCAGGAGGAAATCCGCGGGGGGCATTTACTCGGCTCGCAAGGCGGAAGATTCTTACTGGTGTGACATTATCATCAGCGATTTTGACGATGGAGACACATCAAGTGATTATGAAGGCCGCAAAAGGAAGCGGGTGTCTCAGAATAGGAGTGGCAATAAGAAGACGAAGCAGGAAGCGGCGCCTCAAGATGAGGCTTCtactgatcttccagatgagaaacCAGCAGATGGTCCAGCAGCTTTGATTTTATACTTTGGTAGTGCAGAATCCATTCCTTCTGTGGATCGTATCAACAACGTGTTCCGTGCTCATGGAGCGATCATCGAGGGCCAGACTGAGATCACCAGGAAGGCAAAGACTGCCAAAGTAGTCTTCTCTAACCATGCTGATGCGGAGCAAGCCTATAGCACTTCAGGAAAGTACAATGCTTTTGGTCCAGCGCTTCTCACATATGAAATTAAATACCTGCCATCTGCTCCTCAAATTCCTTAG
- the LOC123424586 gene encoding protein PARTING DANCERS homolog isoform X2 has product MERCRTPARPPQPQPQPAPAPAPGRGICMMSTSWRDKQDHHLINFIGAFLAANSYRLNFLPISPDFIFNNGGLSVAFIFETNWDCGNGAAVFSRVNALKRQYKNLYVIVAVPTVEQIESFNQSYFKYGMELGCPTFVPVNDSEMGFEMMLKIAHARGVCKQQDISSTMRNEREQAVQSMDAYIRVVTSIPGIDDHDANMLAQAIGSIEAIAKASKTSILENTDLSTDKAETIVRFFRDPQFYLSPKIN; this is encoded by the exons aTGGAGCGCTGCCGGACCCCCGCCCGCCCGCCGCAGCCCCAGCCCCAGCCCGCTCCTGCCCCAGCCCCAG GCCGTGGAATATGCATGATGAGCACCTCGTGGAGAGACAAGCAGGACCACCACCTTATCAACTTCATTGGTGCATTCCTGGCCGCTAACTCGTATCGCCTAAACTTCCTGCCGATATCTCCT GACTTCATCTTCAACAATGGGGGGCTATCAGTTGCTTTCATCTTTGAGACGAACTGGGACTGCGGGAATGGAGCTGCTGTTTTTAGCAG GGTGAATGCACTGAAGAGGCAGTACAAAAATCTCTACGTCATTGTTGCCGTCCCCACGGTGGAGCAAATCGAATCGTTTAATCAGTCTTATTTCAA GTATGGCATGGAGCTTGGCTGCCCTACATTTGTGCCTGTTAACGATTCAGAGATGGGATTTGAGATGATGCTCAAGATTGCTCATGCCCGTGGAG TATGCAAGCAGCAGGACATTAGCTCAACAATGAGGAATGAG CGGGAGCAAGCAGTTCAGTCCATGGATGCCTATATACGAGTGGTCACCTCTATTCCTGGTATTGATGACCACGATGCTAATATG CTTGCCCAAGCTATTGGCTCTATTGAAGCAATCGCAAAAGCATCCAAGACTTCTATTCTAGAAAACACTGACCTCTCCACGGATAAGGCAGAGACAATtgtcaggttcttcagggatccgcAGTTCTACTTAAGCCCTAAAATCAACTAA
- the LOC123424586 gene encoding protein PARTING DANCERS homolog isoform X1, with protein MDGCFGKSKARRHCIPELLSHNLSAIHLYPRSFVHCLYPHSFVHGSSFISPDINIFLPANLGRGICMMSTSWRDKQDHHLINFIGAFLAANSYRLNFLPISPDFIFNNGGLSVAFIFETNWDCGNGAAVFSRVNALKRQYKNLYVIVAVPTVEQIESFNQSYFKYGMELGCPTFVPVNDSEMGFEMMLKIAHARGVCKQQDISSTMRNEREQAVQSMDAYIRVVTSIPGIDDHDANMLAQAIGSIEAIAKASKTSILENTDLSTDKAETIVRFFRDPQFYLSPKIN; from the exons atggatggatgctttGGCAAAAGCAAGGCCAGGCGCCACTGCATACCAGAACTACTGAGCCACAATTTGTCTGCCATTCATTTGTATCCCCGTTCATTTGTCCATTGCTTGTATCCCCATTCATTTGTCCATGGCTCCTCCTTCATATCACCTGACATAAACATCTTTCTGCCTGCAAATTTAG GCCGTGGAATATGCATGATGAGCACCTCGTGGAGAGACAAGCAGGACCACCACCTTATCAACTTCATTGGTGCATTCCTGGCCGCTAACTCGTATCGCCTAAACTTCCTGCCGATATCTCCT GACTTCATCTTCAACAATGGGGGGCTATCAGTTGCTTTCATCTTTGAGACGAACTGGGACTGCGGGAATGGAGCTGCTGTTTTTAGCAG GGTGAATGCACTGAAGAGGCAGTACAAAAATCTCTACGTCATTGTTGCCGTCCCCACGGTGGAGCAAATCGAATCGTTTAATCAGTCTTATTTCAA GTATGGCATGGAGCTTGGCTGCCCTACATTTGTGCCTGTTAACGATTCAGAGATGGGATTTGAGATGATGCTCAAGATTGCTCATGCCCGTGGAG TATGCAAGCAGCAGGACATTAGCTCAACAATGAGGAATGAG CGGGAGCAAGCAGTTCAGTCCATGGATGCCTATATACGAGTGGTCACCTCTATTCCTGGTATTGATGACCACGATGCTAATATG CTTGCCCAAGCTATTGGCTCTATTGAAGCAATCGCAAAAGCATCCAAGACTTCTATTCTAGAAAACACTGACCTCTCCACGGATAAGGCAGAGACAATtgtcaggttcttcagggatccgcAGTTCTACTTAAGCCCTAAAATCAACTAA